One genomic segment of Streptomyces sp. NBC_00239 includes these proteins:
- a CDS encoding Pycsar system effector family protein: MTAAGTPEAAAGAAVAAPPPDLVPATAERLLADLRLEAARADTKGSVLVAAQGMAAAALVGVLTVRGWQPESLSALGRVIWWTGTACFLLSLISLLMAVIPRYRSRSWRPGLPLTHFADIHSAARLGQAALAEALRDTERARAAAVLLALTENSRIVAGKYGWLRAGIAGFTASVMLLPGALLVG; the protein is encoded by the coding sequence ATGACCGCCGCCGGGACACCGGAAGCCGCGGCCGGTGCGGCCGTCGCGGCCCCGCCGCCGGACCTCGTACCCGCCACCGCGGAGCGGCTCCTCGCGGATCTGCGGCTGGAGGCCGCCCGCGCGGACACCAAGGGCTCGGTGCTGGTGGCCGCCCAGGGAATGGCGGCGGCCGCGCTCGTCGGCGTCCTCACCGTACGGGGCTGGCAGCCGGAATCGCTCTCGGCGCTCGGCCGGGTGATCTGGTGGACCGGCACGGCGTGCTTCCTGCTCTCTTTGATCTCGCTGCTGATGGCGGTCATCCCCCGCTACCGGAGCCGCAGTTGGCGCCCGGGCCTGCCGCTCACCCACTTCGCCGACATCCACAGCGCCGCCCGCCTGGGGCAGGCGGCGCTGGCGGAGGCCCTGCGCGACACCGAGCGCGCCCGGGCGGCCGCCGTACTGCTGGCGCTCACGGAGAACAGCCGGATCGTCGCCGGCAAGTACGGGTGGCTGAGGGCCGGCATCGCAGGCTTCACCGCGTCGGTGATGCTGCTGCCGGGCGCCCTTCTCGTCGGCTGA